The following coding sequences are from one Catharus ustulatus isolate bCatUst1 chromosome 30, bCatUst1.pri.v2, whole genome shotgun sequence window:
- the LOC117008924 gene encoding glycosylated lysosomal membrane protein: MAAAAGLALLTALLAAAGAERDRKVSMQYNPGWDNSSVNLLHVQAVGPRDSLHYVWSSIGAPAVLLVATQSPSSALRVNWSRLLSPSPAGAIWIEPPDSVVYSTAVVFTKLFEFSEAKPSGELFYPTYDLAEFSWDSLNHTLNHTALTAELRGVPATDPGGGFSNGSLAFRITAYESSGRAERLPSLLHTADSSQVEFVLAGVAPRGNSSRFVLEVATVEEAGAVRRLRAQRSIDDEYTPTIFEVLSLVAESQNSSSTLGFLQWKATAYGSRSPRREDSIQCRAQGLHEASWGLPVATILQAYFGNSLGSTCTISALNVSFGGEEGEVYREKRYLSWSVLLGFGEPPRDTFSPLVISITAVALGTPLAMLLLGSCVLLLAQRRRYSEYEPIN, from the exons ATGGCCGCCGCTGCGGGGCTGGCGCTGCTGACCGCGCTGCTGGCGGCGGCCGGGGCCGAGCGGGACCGGAAG gtgTCCATGCAGTACAACCCCGGCTGGGACAACTCCTCTGTGAACCTGCTGCACGTGCAGGCAGTGGGGCCCAGGGACAGCCTGCACTACGTGTGGAGCAGCATCGGGGCCCCTGCCGTGCTCCTGGTGgccacccagagccccagcagtgccctgaggGTCAACTGGAGCCGGCTgctgtcacccagccctgctggagccatCTGGATCGAGCCTCCCGACAGCGTGGTCTATTCCACAGCCGTGGTGTTCACCAAG CTGTTCGAGTTCAGCGAGGCCAAACCTTCAGGAGAGCTCTTCTACCCCACCTATGACCTGGCTGAGTTCTCCTGGGACAGCCTCAACCACACCCTGAACCACACAGCGCTCACGGCCGAGCTCCGCGGGGTCCCGGCCACCGACCCCGGGGGTGGCTTCTCCAACGGCAGCCTGGCATTCCGG ATCACAGCCTACGAATCCAGTGGCCGTGCTGAGCGCCTGCCCAgcctcctgcacacagcagacAGCTCCCAGGTGGAATTTGTCCTGGCTGGGGTGGCCCCACGAGGAAACAGCTCCCGCTTTGTGCTGGAGGTGGCCACGGTGGAGGAGGCGGGGGCGGTGCGGAGGCTGCGGGCGCAGAGATCCATCGATGACGAGTACACCCCCACCATCTTCGAG gtgcTGTCCCTGGTAGCTGAGTCCCAGAACAGCAGCTCCACGCTGGGGTTCCTGCAGTGGAAGGCGACGGCGTACGGCTCGCGGAGCCCGCGGCGTGAGGACAGCATCCAGTGCCGGGCTCAGGGGCTGCACGAGGCCAGCTGGGGCCTGCCTGTGGCCACCATCCTCCAGGCCTACTTTGGGAACAGTTTGGGCAGCACCTGCACCATCAGTGCCCTCAATGTGTCCtttgggggagaggagggagaggtgtACCGGGAGAAGAGATACCTCAGCTG GTCGGtgctgctgggctttggggagccccccagggacaccttctcCCCGCTGGTGATCTCCATCACGGCCGTGGCGCTGGGCACGCccctggccatgctgctgctgggcagctgcgtgctgctgctggctcagaggaGGCGCTACTCGGAGTACGAGCCCATCAACTGA